TGCTGCAGCCCGTCGACTGGGAATTCACCGTGCCACACTGTATCGTCATTTGAAAAAACTGCAGATTGAGCGAGACGATCTTGATTAATCCCGTTGGCCTGTTCGAACAGCCGACATGCAAAAATCTTCAAAATCTTCCTGACACAGTGGTCGGCTGAATAGAAATCCCTGAATCGTCTGACAACCGAGACGATGCAGAACCCCTTGCTGCGCCTCTGTTTCGACGCCTTCCGCAACAAGAGTAATCCCCAGATGGTGGGCCATGGAGATGATAGTTTTCACCAACTGCAGGTCGTCTTTATTCTGCGGAATATCCTTGATAAAACTGCGGTCAATCTTAAGGGTCTGAATCGGAAAATGTTTCAAGTGGTTCAGCGAGGAATATCCGGTGCCGAAGTCGTCAATGGCGATACTCAGACCCAATGCCCTGAGCTCTTTGAGCAGCGTCCGGGTGTGGTTAAGGTCCTGCATCATGGATGATTCCGTGATTTCAATCTCAATGTTTTCCGGCCGGACACCGGTGTGCCGCAGTTCAGACTTGATCAAGTCGAGAAACTGCGGGTCGGCAAATTGTCGTGGAGAGACATTCACGGAAAAACGGCAATTTTGATAACATGGCTGATTGCAAAAGCGAGCCGCAAAGGTAAAGATCTGTCGAATGACGACCTCGCCAAGCTTTTGAATCAAACCGGTTTCTTCACACAAAGGGATAAATTCGTTGGGTGGAATCAGACCCCGTTGCGGGTCTTTCCAGCGAACCAAGCCTTCCGCACCCCAGAGTTGACAGCCATCCGTGCTCATTTGCGGCTGATAGTAGACTTCAAACTGATCCATTTTTAACGCATCACGGATGGCCGTTTCCAGGCTCAAGCGCTTTTGCAGTGTCTCATTCATGGCGGTGGAAAAGGTACTGATGGTGTTTTTGCCTTTTTCCTTGGCGGCATACATTGCCATGTCTGCGTTTTTCAGCAGTTCGTTAACACTTGTACCATTATCCGGATAGATCGCGATGCCGATGCTGGTGCTGATTTGCAGACTGTGCCGTTGGAGTTGTAGAGGGATCGACAGCCGCTGCAGAAGACGTTCGGCCAGATCATAAATAGAAGTCACGGCAGTGATGTTGCCGAGAATCACGATAAATTCTTCGCCACCTAACCTGCAGACGGTATCATCATCACGAAACGTGTTCTGGAGCTGACCGGCCATGGCGATCAACAGGTCATCTCCAACCGAATGGCCGAGACTGTCATTGATTTTTTTGAAGTTATCCAAATCGAGAAACAGAACGCCGACTTTACGGTTGTTACGTTTGGCCTGGGCGATGGCAATACTGAGTCTGTCGGCCATCAGCATCCGGTTCGGTAGGCCGGTCAGAGGATCGTGCAGGGCCTGGTGACGGATCTGCTCTTCCTGTTCCTTGATCTTTCGCAGATCGTGAAAAATTGCGATAAATCCGGATACGGCACCTGCGTGGTTTTCAAAGCTCGAGACCGAAACCCAGCAGGGGATGGCAGATCGGTCGGCGTGATTGAGGACAAT
This is a stretch of genomic DNA from uncultured Desulfuromonas sp.. It encodes these proteins:
- a CDS encoding EAL domain-containing protein, with product MIPYHWLKNIGLGLLVSIQLVSMLIAWHQIERDQHALTLINNQLTRRFEILSRLERLNHEAYSLFVYDMTEDFVTVDNVNDLVGNLCSVVHYLPPVSETFSERLQQLDHHLDTILVALPLLDSTRDQFISDTNQLQNRINDEFAQLFDLEATLYQHQVAIRQETIANRLETVDNLTQIAEETFQRYINTPIHQPKTIVHLLRDLEKSLEQLQTDRFPGCHASDLSCRQINTIRNHLNKICTNLPGVYQLWQYDPNLSYLGDEVKSLNESWDAIQSALNVLLHTEKQHLNDEISLLSEQMSRGKIKFALLALFGFATALFFTVLLSRSLHSRLNRVVIGIQEFSRGNRSYRLDITSQDLIASVADEFNTMADQLYSQEQRLQQSQQLLEQRVVERTSELQQANERLVLMDQVFRNAREAILVLNAEGKIIQVNPEFIRLTGFEKDHIIGRHPGLFKQATENTGIQRRLPNNSVTLWEGEIVLNHADRSAIPCWVSVSSFENHAGAVSGFIAIFHDLRKIKEQEEQIRHQALHDPLTGLPNRMLMADRLSIAIAQAKRNNRKVGVLFLDLDNFKKINDSLGHSVGDDLLIAMAGQLQNTFRDDDTVCRLGGEEFIVILGNITAVTSIYDLAERLLQRLSIPLQLQRHSLQISTSIGIAIYPDNGTSVNELLKNADMAMYAAKEKGKNTISTFSTAMNETLQKRLSLETAIRDALKMDQFEVYYQPQMSTDGCQLWGAEGLVRWKDPQRGLIPPNEFIPLCEETGLIQKLGEVVIRQIFTFAARFCNQPCYQNCRFSVNVSPRQFADPQFLDLIKSELRHTGVRPENIEIEITESSMMQDLNHTRTLLKELRALGLSIAIDDFGTGYSSLNHLKHFPIQTLKIDRSFIKDIPQNKDDLQLVKTIISMAHHLGITLVAEGVETEAQQGVLHRLGCQTIQGFLFSRPLCQEDFEDFCMSAVRTGQRD